The following are from one region of the Mycolicibacterium helvum genome:
- a CDS encoding PfaD family polyunsaturated fatty acid/polyketide biosynthesis protein, giving the protein MNSALGPRAVLLDGVGQLTSEILSQGLLAVLPAIYPEWLGERSFAATHGVRFPYVVGEMARGIATPQMTVEGVRAGVMAFYGSAGLDLATVEAGVLEIQAALGRDSGGWGANLIHNVQSDGVELATVDLFHRLGVRYVSASAFMRLTPAIVLYAAKGLRRDAHGHVVRAGHIFAKVSRDEVARQFLSPAPEAMLSALVAEGRITAEESALASQIPIAEDITAEADSGGHTDNRALTVLLPRLISLRDEIAATYGYPVLPRVGAAGGLGTPAAVAAAFAAGAAYVLTGSVNQSAVESGLSPDARSLLGLAESTDVAMAPAADMFEMGVTVQVLKRGTMFAQRGHRLADFYRRYSALEEAPADELANLEKTVLGRSVADIWADTEAFFAKSDPRQVERAAADPRHRMALVFRWYLFTGSQWARDGNTERRADYQIWCGPAMGAFNQWVRGSFLEPVEARTVRQIALNLLEGAATVTRAGQLRASGVAMPPSAFDFRPRPLG; this is encoded by the coding sequence GTGAACTCGGCGCTAGGGCCGCGTGCCGTACTCCTTGACGGCGTCGGTCAACTCACCTCCGAGATCCTGAGCCAAGGCCTGCTTGCCGTGCTGCCGGCGATCTATCCCGAATGGCTCGGCGAGCGCAGTTTCGCAGCGACCCATGGTGTGCGATTCCCCTACGTCGTCGGTGAGATGGCCCGCGGCATCGCGACGCCACAGATGACCGTCGAGGGTGTGCGCGCCGGGGTGATGGCGTTCTACGGCAGCGCCGGGCTGGACCTCGCCACCGTCGAAGCCGGCGTACTGGAAATTCAGGCAGCCCTGGGACGGGACTCCGGCGGCTGGGGCGCCAACCTGATCCACAACGTCCAGAGCGACGGCGTCGAATTAGCGACAGTGGACCTGTTCCATCGCCTCGGTGTCCGCTACGTGTCCGCCTCAGCGTTCATGCGACTCACCCCCGCGATCGTCCTCTACGCGGCTAAAGGTCTGCGTCGTGACGCGCACGGGCACGTCGTCCGGGCCGGGCACATTTTCGCGAAAGTCTCTCGTGACGAGGTCGCTCGCCAGTTCCTTTCGCCTGCACCGGAAGCGATGCTGAGCGCGCTCGTCGCCGAGGGGCGCATCACCGCAGAAGAATCAGCGCTTGCCAGCCAAATCCCCATCGCGGAAGACATCACCGCCGAAGCCGATTCGGGTGGTCACACCGATAACCGCGCATTGACCGTGTTGCTTCCGCGGCTGATCAGCCTGCGCGATGAGATCGCCGCGACCTATGGCTATCCCGTCCTGCCCCGGGTCGGAGCGGCTGGCGGGCTGGGTACCCCCGCCGCTGTCGCGGCCGCGTTCGCCGCCGGGGCCGCCTACGTGCTGACCGGTTCGGTCAACCAGTCGGCAGTGGAGAGTGGCCTGTCACCTGATGCCCGAAGCTTGTTGGGGCTCGCTGAATCCACTGACGTGGCGATGGCGCCCGCCGCCGACATGTTCGAGATGGGCGTGACCGTGCAAGTTCTCAAGCGCGGCACAATGTTCGCCCAACGCGGGCACCGCCTGGCTGATTTCTATCGCCGCTACTCCGCACTCGAAGAGGCCCCGGCCGACGAGCTGGCGAACCTCGAAAAGACGGTCCTTGGACGCAGTGTCGCCGACATCTGGGCGGACACCGAGGCGTTCTTCGCCAAGAGCGACCCACGCCAGGTGGAGCGCGCCGCCGCGGACCCGAGGCATCGCATGGCCCTGGTGTTCCGCTGGTACCTGTTCACGGGTTCCCAGTGGGCGCGTGACGGCAACACTGAACGCCGCGCTGACTACCAGATCTGGTGTGGTCCAGCGATGGGAGCCTTCAACCAATGGGTGCGAGGAAGCTTCCTCGAGCCGGTGGAGGCACGCACGGTTCGCCAGATCGCGCTCAACCTGCTTGAGGGTGCGGCGACCGTGACTCGAGCCGGGCAGCTTCGCGCTTCGGGCGTCGCGATGCCGCCTTCCGCCTTTGATTTCCGTCCACGTCCCCTCGGATAA
- a CDS encoding hemophore-related protein yields the protein MSAAIALSLAGPASADPVTEALANTSCSYGQVTAALNAEAPALARQLGARPDMQANIQQFLAMPVDQRQQQLAQQQAVNPQLQAMIYAQIGPQITQVANTCMNY from the coding sequence TTGTCGGCGGCGATTGCCCTGTCGTTGGCAGGTCCCGCTTCGGCCGACCCGGTCACGGAGGCGCTGGCTAACACGTCCTGCAGCTACGGGCAGGTGACGGCCGCCTTGAATGCGGAGGCTCCGGCGCTGGCCAGACAGCTCGGTGCGCGGCCGGATATGCAGGCCAATATTCAACAGTTCCTGGCCATGCCGGTAGACCAGCGTCAGCAGCAGCTGGCGCAGCAGCAAGCGGTGAACCCACAGCTGCAAGCGATGATCTATGCCCAGATCGGTCCGCAGATAACGCAGGTCGCGAACACCTGCATGAATTACTGA
- a CDS encoding ion transporter: protein MNPRRPTERMAVTLSRRGGDQAEIVDVTLGVRRVKGADLCYVLTVPSASRDPAVQPPTPKPVPAVVERCRQLISNPVFETVIVIVIVINATMLGLETFDSVAAGYHGVFDVLYNVILAVYVIELLIRFTAAGWKIREFAKSHWNVFDFVVIAASFLPGLRSTAMLLRLVRLARIVRIIRFLPDLRVVIGAIARSIPGVASLAAATALLIYIYGMLGWVLFANHDPDHYGNVGRAMLTMYIMLTLENLPDNVEMGLQVSPWSVLFFISYTVILSFLVFNLFIGIVLNSMEEARAVDRAKHETDDLLHRLRAAREALEDAERELQRSHRDDRGSATGRAADPE from the coding sequence ATGAACCCGCGCCGCCCGACCGAACGCATGGCGGTGACGCTATCCCGTCGCGGCGGCGATCAGGCCGAAATCGTTGATGTCACGCTGGGCGTTCGCCGGGTGAAGGGCGCAGACCTTTGCTATGTACTAACCGTGCCATCCGCGTCGCGCGACCCGGCGGTCCAACCGCCAACGCCCAAGCCTGTGCCTGCCGTCGTCGAACGCTGCCGGCAGCTGATCAGCAATCCGGTGTTCGAGACCGTGATCGTGATCGTGATTGTGATCAACGCCACAATGCTCGGATTGGAGACTTTCGATTCGGTCGCAGCCGGCTACCACGGCGTCTTCGATGTGCTCTACAACGTCATCCTCGCGGTCTATGTCATCGAGTTGCTGATCCGGTTCACCGCGGCCGGATGGAAGATCCGCGAATTCGCCAAGAGCCACTGGAACGTCTTCGACTTCGTCGTCATTGCGGCGTCCTTCCTGCCGGGCCTGCGTTCGACCGCGATGCTGCTCCGTCTGGTTCGGTTGGCGCGGATCGTGCGCATCATCCGGTTCCTGCCCGATCTGCGCGTAGTCATCGGCGCGATCGCCCGGAGCATCCCCGGGGTGGCGTCCCTCGCCGCGGCGACGGCGCTGCTCATCTATATCTACGGGATGCTCGGCTGGGTGCTGTTCGCCAATCACGATCCCGACCATTACGGGAACGTCGGGCGGGCAATGCTGACGATGTACATCATGTTGACGTTGGAAAACTTGCCCGACAACGTCGAGATGGGATTGCAGGTCTCGCCCTGGTCGGTGCTGTTCTTCATCAGCTACACCGTCATTCTGAGCTTCCTGGTGTTCAACCTGTTCATTGGCATCGTGCTGAATTCCATGGAGGAGGCGCGTGCGGTCGATCGGGCCAAGCACGAGACCGACGATCTGCTGCACCGGTTGCGTGCGGCGCGCGAAGCGCTCGAGGATGCCGAACGGGAATTGCAGCGCTCACACCGTGACGACCGGGGGTCAGCTACAGGCCGCGCGGCCGATCCCGAGTAG
- a CDS encoding flavin monoamine oxidase family protein, translating to MRSVGRRGFMLGVGALAAAPLLPGCGGAEEQSGDHVVIVGAGFSGLAAARRLADAGVRVTVLEARDRIGGRTWTDTTLGVPIDIGASWIHGTENNPLTKLAQDVGAKTVPTDFEDFVLIENHQKVDPKAAAASVADWHRIIEKLDELSDDARSGESVADGLVGVADLDDPLVAWNVTSRTSGDYAADPDQLSLRWLGSEEQFKGPDVILPGGYSQLSQHLAKGLDIRQNTVVTRISHSGEQVRLDTSQGTVTADRVIVTVPLGVLKAGSVTFDPPLPEAKRHAIEKLGFGLLNKVVVAFDKPFWPEPTPMIGLVGNNQPVTDLVNGLAFADKPLLVGLRGGEAAWSRESLSDQAAVTELLTAIDAPTPTGSIVTRWGTDKYARGSYSFIAVGSSPDDMHALGEPVGERLLFAGEATNPQWFGTVHGAYLSGQREADRILG from the coding sequence ATGCGTTCGGTCGGGCGGCGCGGGTTCATGCTGGGCGTCGGCGCACTCGCGGCGGCACCCCTGCTGCCGGGTTGCGGCGGCGCAGAAGAACAGAGTGGCGATCACGTTGTGATCGTGGGTGCCGGCTTCTCCGGTCTGGCGGCGGCTCGGCGGCTGGCCGACGCGGGTGTGCGAGTCACGGTGCTGGAAGCCCGGGATCGGATCGGTGGACGGACCTGGACCGACACCACCCTGGGCGTGCCGATCGATATCGGCGCATCGTGGATCCACGGCACCGAGAACAATCCGCTCACCAAGCTCGCCCAAGACGTCGGGGCCAAAACTGTGCCAACCGATTTCGAGGACTTCGTCCTGATCGAGAATCACCAGAAGGTCGATCCGAAAGCCGCCGCGGCCTCGGTCGCCGATTGGCACCGGATCATCGAGAAACTCGACGAACTCAGCGACGACGCCCGGTCCGGCGAGTCGGTCGCCGACGGCCTGGTCGGCGTCGCGGACCTCGACGACCCGTTGGTCGCATGGAACGTGACCTCCCGTACCTCGGGTGACTATGCAGCCGACCCCGACCAGCTGTCGCTGCGCTGGCTGGGCAGCGAAGAACAGTTCAAAGGCCCCGACGTCATCCTCCCCGGCGGCTACAGCCAGCTTTCGCAGCACCTCGCCAAGGGTCTCGACATCCGCCAGAACACCGTGGTCACCCGGATCTCGCACAGTGGTGAGCAGGTACGCCTGGACACCTCACAGGGGACCGTCACCGCCGACCGCGTGATCGTCACCGTCCCACTTGGAGTGCTCAAGGCGGGAAGCGTCACGTTCGACCCGCCACTTCCCGAGGCCAAGCGCCACGCCATCGAGAAGCTCGGGTTCGGTCTGCTCAACAAGGTGGTCGTCGCCTTCGACAAGCCGTTCTGGCCCGAGCCCACCCCGATGATCGGGCTGGTCGGCAACAACCAACCGGTCACCGATCTGGTCAACGGGCTGGCGTTCGCCGATAAGCCGCTGCTGGTCGGGCTGCGCGGCGGCGAGGCCGCGTGGTCGCGCGAATCACTGTCCGATCAGGCCGCGGTGACCGAACTGCTCACCGCCATAGATGCCCCCACCCCCACTGGATCCATCGTGACACGTTGGGGCACAGATAAATACGCTCGCGGCTCGTACAGCTTCATCGCTGTCGGGTCGAGCCCCGACGATATGCATGCCCTCGGCGAGCCGGTCGGCGAGCGACTGTTGTTCGCGGGCGAAGCCACCAATCCCCAGTGGTTCGGCACCGTCCACGGCGCCTACCTCAGCGGTCAGCGGGAAGCCGACCGGATCCTCGGCTAG